The proteins below are encoded in one region of Limnochorda pilosa:
- a CDS encoding heavy metal translocating P-type ATPase produces MTVVMGASVGPRAHAEKLQVKIGGMQCSFCVSSLEKAFRRTKGVSDVSVSLAHEEALVQYDPARVTPQQLKETLLAMGYSWRDPEKVRPFEEEEAELVRERNRLLMAAGATGAALAFMVAMWMGFMQPWSRWPMLALALVTLFGPAWPIKKMAWGSLRRRILNQHVLLELAAFAGLAGGLIGFFTAGFPIADFFGVSVFVTTYHLLSGYTSLLVRTRSSQAIKKLMALQPATARVIHEGREEEVPIDHVQVGDRVRVRPGEAIPVDGVVEEGASAVDQSLVTGESLPVEKAEGAEVIGGSVNQAGTLVVRVTRVGAESFLQRVAQHIQEARALKPGILVLVDRVLQYFVPGVVLAAALAFVVWTLGAWLVAGEPNVSRAVFASLAVLVMGYPCALGMATPLAMIRGGGIAARKGILMRSGEAFQAFKDVRKVVLDKTGTLTVGKPVVTEVAAVTPGQEAEVLRLAAAVEAASEHPLGRAVVERALASGAGLPRAHGFRAHVGRGVEAFVEGRRALAGTARFLQEQGVDTSALTWRASGAEERGQTVVLVASGDAALGLIAMGDTLKEDAREAVGRLRQEGLEPMIITGDNGRTARAVAAQVGIEQVLAEVLPGDKADEIRKLQRQGYRVAMVGDGINDAPALMQADVGIAIGAGTDIAIESADIVLVGDRLSGVVEAYRIARGSYTKTVQNVSLAFAFNGIGVPAAVTGLVPPVWAMAAMAASVTVVLLNSFGGRVLSLRLARAS; encoded by the coding sequence ATGACCGTTGTGATGGGCGCATCGGTTGGGCCCAGGGCCCACGCGGAGAAGCTCCAGGTCAAGATCGGCGGCATGCAGTGCTCCTTCTGCGTGTCGAGCCTCGAGAAGGCCTTCCGGCGGACGAAGGGCGTCTCCGACGTCAGCGTCAGCCTGGCGCACGAAGAGGCCCTGGTCCAGTACGATCCCGCCAGGGTCACGCCTCAGCAGCTCAAGGAGACCCTGCTGGCCATGGGATACTCGTGGCGGGACCCGGAGAAGGTCCGCCCCTTCGAAGAGGAAGAGGCCGAGCTAGTGCGGGAGCGGAACCGGCTCCTCATGGCCGCCGGGGCGACGGGGGCGGCGCTGGCCTTCATGGTCGCCATGTGGATGGGCTTCATGCAACCCTGGTCCCGCTGGCCCATGCTGGCCCTGGCCCTGGTCACCCTGTTCGGCCCCGCCTGGCCCATCAAGAAGATGGCGTGGGGCTCCCTCCGGCGCCGCATCCTCAACCAGCACGTCCTGCTGGAGCTCGCCGCCTTTGCCGGCCTGGCGGGCGGACTCATCGGCTTCTTCACCGCCGGCTTCCCCATCGCCGACTTCTTCGGTGTCTCCGTCTTCGTCACCACGTACCACCTGCTCTCCGGCTACACCTCGCTGCTGGTGCGGACCCGCAGCTCCCAGGCCATCAAGAAGCTCATGGCGCTGCAGCCGGCGACCGCCCGGGTCATCCACGAAGGTCGGGAGGAAGAGGTGCCCATCGACCACGTCCAGGTGGGCGACCGGGTGCGCGTGCGGCCCGGCGAGGCGATCCCCGTGGACGGTGTGGTCGAGGAGGGCGCCTCGGCCGTCGACCAGAGCCTGGTCACCGGCGAGTCTCTCCCGGTGGAGAAAGCCGAAGGCGCCGAGGTCATCGGCGGCTCCGTCAATCAGGCGGGCACCCTGGTGGTGAGGGTCACCCGGGTGGGCGCCGAGAGCTTCCTGCAGAGGGTGGCGCAGCACATCCAGGAGGCGCGAGCCCTGAAGCCGGGCATCCTCGTCCTGGTGGACCGGGTGCTCCAGTACTTCGTACCTGGCGTTGTCCTCGCCGCGGCCCTGGCCTTCGTCGTCTGGACCCTGGGGGCATGGCTCGTCGCCGGCGAGCCCAACGTCAGCCGGGCGGTCTTCGCCTCGCTGGCCGTCCTGGTCATGGGGTATCCCTGCGCCCTGGGCATGGCGACGCCGCTGGCCATGATCCGGGGCGGCGGCATCGCTGCCCGGAAGGGTATTCTGATGCGCTCCGGAGAGGCGTTCCAGGCCTTCAAGGACGTGCGCAAGGTGGTCCTGGACAAGACGGGGACCCTCACCGTGGGAAAGCCCGTCGTCACTGAGGTTGCTGCCGTAACCCCAGGCCAGGAGGCGGAGGTGCTGCGTCTGGCGGCGGCGGTGGAGGCGGCCTCCGAGCACCCGCTGGGGCGCGCCGTCGTCGAGCGGGCTCTGGCGAGCGGCGCGGGTCTTCCCCGAGCCCACGGCTTTCGCGCCCACGTGGGCCGAGGCGTGGAGGCGTTCGTGGAGGGTCGCAGGGCCCTCGCCGGCACGGCACGGTTTCTGCAGGAGCAGGGGGTGGACACCTCCGCCCTCACCTGGCGGGCAAGCGGAGCAGAAGAACGCGGGCAGACGGTGGTGCTGGTCGCCTCCGGCGATGCCGCCCTGGGCTTGATCGCCATGGGTGACACCCTGAAGGAGGACGCTCGCGAGGCGGTCGGGCGCCTGCGGCAAGAGGGGCTGGAGCCGATGATCATTACCGGCGACAACGGGCGCACCGCCAGGGCGGTGGCGGCCCAGGTGGGCATCGAGCAGGTGCTGGCCGAGGTTCTGCCCGGCGACAAGGCCGACGAAATCCGGAAGCTCCAGCGGCAGGGCTACCGGGTGGCCATGGTCGGCGACGGCATCAACGACGCCCCGGCCCTCATGCAGGCCGACGTGGGCATCGCCATCGGGGCGGGCACCGACATCGCCATCGAGTCGGCCGACATCGTACTGGTGGGCGACCGGCTGAGCGGTGTGGTGGAGGCGTACCGGATCGCCAGGGGCAGCTACACCAAGACGGTCCAGAACGTCTCCCTGGCCTTCGCGTTCAACGGCATCGGCGTTCCGGCGGCGGTCACGGGCCTCGTGCCTCCCGTCTGGGCCATGGCGGCCATGGCCGCCAGCGTGACCGTCGTCCTTCTCAACTCGTTCGGCGGCCGGGTGCTGTCGCTGCGCCTGGCCCGGGCGTCGTAA
- a CDS encoding ABC transporter permease → MALPLAYLVLRSAMAGSGAWRVMTQPRLFELLANSLGLAAAVTAGAVLLAVPLSWLLLRADLPGARFWSSLLVLPLAVPSYIGGFVLISAVGPGGLLAQLLRPLGVESLPEPYGFAGAWIALTLFTYPYVLLSVRAAWSRLDPALEEASRSMGLGRWATFWGVTLPQLRPAIAVGSLLVGLYALSDFGAVSLLQFDTFTRAIYAQYAASFNRGRAALLALALVLVTVMVLELERRTRARGTYFRRQPGAARPAPRVALGPWKVPALVGVGLLVLAGVGTPVGVLLYWTVRGILQGQEVTAFWAVARNSLLASGLAAAATGLMALPVAVLGVRYPGRLSRVLDRLVCVSYGLPGIVLALALVFFSARSLPALYQTLPVLTLAYAVHFMPQAVGAFRTSFLQVNPSLEEAARGLGRSPLAVLRTVSLPLVRPGLLSGAVLVFLTAMKELPATLLLAPTGFRTLATVAWLDASEGFFARAAVPGLVLLLLSGLSVWVMLRQDRAFGREPQ, encoded by the coding sequence ATGGCCCTCCCCCTGGCGTACCTCGTCCTCCGCTCGGCGATGGCCGGATCCGGCGCCTGGCGGGTGATGACCCAGCCGCGCCTCTTCGAGCTTCTGGCCAACAGCCTCGGGCTCGCTGCTGCGGTGACCGCCGGCGCGGTCCTCTTGGCGGTTCCCTTGAGCTGGCTCCTCCTTCGCGCGGATCTCCCGGGAGCCCGGTTCTGGTCGTCGCTCCTGGTCCTACCGCTGGCGGTGCCGTCGTACATCGGCGGCTTCGTCCTGATCTCGGCCGTCGGTCCTGGGGGGCTGCTTGCCCAGCTCCTCCGGCCTCTGGGTGTGGAGAGCCTGCCGGAGCCTTACGGCTTTGCGGGCGCATGGATCGCGCTGACCCTCTTCACCTACCCCTACGTCCTCCTCTCGGTCCGGGCCGCGTGGAGCCGCCTCGACCCGGCGCTGGAGGAAGCCTCCCGCTCCATGGGCCTGGGGCGCTGGGCCACCTTTTGGGGGGTGACGCTGCCCCAGCTCCGTCCGGCGATCGCTGTGGGGAGCCTCCTGGTGGGTCTCTACGCGCTGAGCGACTTCGGCGCGGTCTCCCTCCTCCAGTTCGACACCTTCACCCGGGCGATCTATGCCCAGTACGCCGCCTCCTTCAACCGGGGTCGGGCGGCGCTCCTTGCGCTGGCGCTGGTCCTGGTCACCGTCATGGTGCTGGAGCTCGAGCGGCGGACCCGAGCGCGGGGCACCTACTTCAGACGCCAGCCGGGGGCGGCCCGCCCGGCGCCGCGTGTCGCGCTCGGGCCGTGGAAGGTGCCGGCGCTGGTCGGAGTCGGGCTTCTGGTCCTGGCGGGGGTGGGCACGCCCGTGGGCGTCCTCCTCTACTGGACGGTACGGGGCATTCTCCAGGGCCAGGAGGTCACCGCCTTCTGGGCGGTCGCGCGCAACTCCCTGCTCGCCTCGGGGCTGGCCGCGGCGGCGACAGGCCTCATGGCCCTCCCGGTGGCCGTGCTGGGCGTGCGCTACCCGGGGAGGTTGAGCCGGGTCCTGGATCGCCTCGTCTGCGTGAGCTACGGCCTGCCGGGCATCGTCCTGGCCCTCGCCCTCGTCTTCTTCTCCGCGCGCAGCCTACCGGCCCTGTACCAGACGCTGCCGGTCTTGACCCTTGCCTACGCCGTCCACTTCATGCCCCAGGCGGTGGGTGCCTTCCGTACCTCCTTCCTTCAGGTGAACCCGTCCCTGGAGGAGGCGGCGAGGGGTCTGGGAAGGAGTCCCCTGGCCGTCCTCCGGACGGTCAGCCTGCCGCTGGTCCGCCCCGGCCTCCTCTCGGGGGCGGTCCTCGTCTTCCTCACCGCCATGAAGGAGCTGCCGGCGACCCTCCTCCTCGCGCCCACCGGCTTCCGCACCCTGGCCACCGTCGCCTGGCTGGACGCCTCCGAGGGGTTCTTCGCCCGCGCGGCGGTTCCGGGGCTGGTCCTTCTTTTGCTCTCCGGCCTCTCGGTCTGGGTGATGCTCCGTCAGGACCGAGCCTTTGGGAGGGAGCCCCAGTGA
- a CDS encoding cupredoxin domain-containing protein yields the protein MQRRSLLVAVLGLAAIAFLASGMGWRFGGFWGVGPMGWGMMGGRGPMMGGAPSTGWGPYGTGYGPGGSAPPVVGGSEAPVPRSDPGGEPGAPGAQVTVEMSEFAFKPGSFTWKAEEPVRLSIVNVGRAYHDFTIPGIPVRLPDGRSQEGIQVGLGPGGSQVVQFTPTEAGRFPLLCTVPGHASAGMQGQVTVL from the coding sequence TTGCAGCGGAGATCCTTGCTGGTGGCCGTGCTGGGGCTTGCGGCCATAGCCTTCCTCGCATCCGGCATGGGCTGGCGTTTCGGAGGTTTCTGGGGCGTCGGGCCCATGGGCTGGGGGATGATGGGCGGCCGCGGCCCCATGATGGGTGGGGCGCCGTCCACCGGATGGGGGCCGTACGGCACCGGGTACGGGCCAGGTGGAAGCGCACCGCCGGTTGTCGGCGGCTCGGAAGCTCCGGTCCCGAGGTCGGACCCTGGCGGAGAGCCGGGAGCGCCCGGCGCCCAAGTCACGGTGGAGATGAGCGAGTTCGCCTTCAAGCCGGGCAGCTTTACCTGGAAGGCGGAGGAACCGGTCCGGTTGAGCATCGTCAATGTCGGGCGGGCCTACCACGACTTCACCATACCCGGAATCCCCGTGCGCCTGCCCGACGGCCGCTCCCAGGAGGGGATCCAGGTGGGCTTGGGACCCGGGGGCAGCCAAGTCGTCCAGTTCACCCCCACGGAGGCCGGACGCTTCCCCTTGCTCTGCACCGTGCCCGGCCATGCCTCGGCGGGCATGCAGGGACAGGTGACGGTTCTCTGA
- a CDS encoding beta-propeller fold lactonase family protein: MMDSCRYSENTIKGGMTRRDFLAAGGATVAGLLAAAPTGRLARSLAREPSDLLFVSNAGDKSLAVVQGDTPLGKLPAEAVLFFPANGPSPPGNVIWTGLDGGVAGLDAQTGRIVARVETGSAQNYVQLTPDGHHLIVAARYTDAYLRIDADPASPTFGQVTARFDIYANAGPCDVTVERSGRYAYTPDRRSDAVSVLDLDAFRVIRTVSVEPLVGNRPDPFMATVSPDGRWLLVENTEGGGTESIFALQDPTDPREVVRLTAEDGLGRNPLTSEFRPDGRFGYVICRDSNELTVIDLEALEVAGSVRFPAGSNPVSGAVSTNGTRLYVPLPGRDAVAIVDLEANELAGLIPSGPVPLHAVVLRTTVPAGLDRSGLLPGVLPVARTFPEGCPYFCCGEIV; encoded by the coding sequence ATGATGGATTCCTGCCGGTACAGCGAGAACACCATCAAGGGCGGCATGACCCGCCGCGATTTCCTGGCGGCCGGCGGCGCCACCGTCGCCGGGCTCCTGGCTGCAGCCCCGACCGGCCGCCTGGCCCGGTCCCTGGCCCGGGAGCCGTCAGACCTCCTCTTCGTCTCCAACGCGGGCGACAAGAGCCTCGCCGTGGTGCAGGGCGACACGCCCCTGGGGAAGCTGCCGGCGGAAGCCGTCCTCTTCTTTCCCGCCAACGGTCCCTCACCCCCGGGCAACGTGATCTGGACCGGGCTCGATGGCGGCGTGGCAGGCCTCGACGCGCAGACCGGCCGGATCGTCGCCCGGGTGGAGACGGGCTCCGCCCAGAACTACGTCCAGCTCACTCCCGACGGACATCACCTGATCGTCGCCGCCCGCTACACCGACGCGTACCTCAGGATCGACGCCGACCCCGCGAGCCCCACCTTCGGCCAGGTGACCGCCCGTTTCGATATCTACGCCAACGCCGGGCCCTGCGACGTGACGGTGGAGAGGTCGGGCCGTTACGCCTACACCCCCGACCGGCGCTCGGACGCCGTCTCGGTCCTGGACCTGGACGCCTTCCGTGTGATCCGCACCGTTTCCGTGGAGCCCCTGGTGGGCAACCGGCCGGACCCCTTCATGGCCACCGTCTCGCCCGACGGCCGCTGGCTCCTGGTGGAGAACACCGAGGGCGGCGGCACCGAGAGCATCTTCGCCCTGCAGGACCCGACCGACCCCCGCGAGGTCGTCCGCCTGACGGCCGAGGACGGTCTGGGCCGGAACCCCCTCACCAGCGAGTTTCGCCCCGACGGCCGCTTTGGTTACGTGATCTGCCGGGATTCGAACGAGCTGACGGTGATCGACCTGGAGGCGCTGGAGGTGGCGGGAAGCGTGCGCTTCCCCGCTGGCAGCAACCCCGTCAGCGGAGCGGTCTCTACCAACGGTACCCGCCTTTACGTGCCGCTCCCGGGCCGCGACGCGGTGGCCATCGTGGACCTGGAGGCGAACGAGCTGGCGGGCTTGATCCCGTCCGGCCCCGTGCCGCTCCACGCGGTCGTTCTCCGCACCACCGTGCCGGCCGGGCTGGACCGCTCGGGGCTGCTTCCAGGGGTCCTCCCGGTGGCCCGCACCTTCCCCGAAGGCTGCCCCTACTTCTGCTGCGGGGAGATCGTCTGA
- the merA gene encoding mercury(II) reductase, whose amino-acid sequence MSDRHDAYDLVILGSGSTAFGAALRAAALGKRAVMTENRTLGGTCVNRGCLPSKNLIAATRILWESSHPRFPGLSPAAMNVDFPALIAQKDEVVEHYRERKYGSVVGAEDRVEVVESHARLISPHEVQADGRVLQGDQILVATGSHPVVPPIEGLDRVPYLTSDLLTSGEVEELKEQPASLAIIGGGYIALELGQLFQRLGTQVTLLEQSPEILPAAEPEAARELHRLLEEEGLRIACGVRVERVEGDERRVRVYGRTGKEQRTFEAERLLVAAGRAPNTQEIGLDRAGVETDGQGFIRVDPFLRTNVPHIWAAGDVIGRHTGSQMATPVGAHDGGIVAENALNGAQVEVDHAVIPRAIFTDPELASVGLTDREAAEKGYACSCRVVPMELVPRAGAVRDTRGLIKMVIDRESRRVLGVTMLGRHASEVIHEAAMGMRFGARAEDFREMLHVYPTMSEALKLVATSFVKDVRKLSCCAD is encoded by the coding sequence ATGTCCGATCGCCACGACGCGTACGACCTGGTCATCCTCGGCTCGGGATCCACCGCCTTCGGAGCGGCGCTGCGGGCGGCCGCTCTGGGCAAGCGGGCGGTGATGACCGAGAACCGCACGCTGGGGGGAACCTGCGTGAACCGTGGGTGCCTCCCCTCCAAGAACCTGATCGCCGCGACCCGCATCCTCTGGGAAAGCAGCCATCCGCGCTTCCCGGGGCTCTCGCCGGCGGCCATGAACGTGGACTTCCCGGCACTCATCGCCCAGAAGGACGAGGTGGTGGAGCACTACCGCGAGAGGAAGTACGGCTCTGTGGTGGGCGCCGAGGACCGGGTGGAGGTGGTGGAGAGCCACGCCCGGCTCATCTCTCCCCACGAGGTGCAGGCGGACGGACGCGTCCTCCAGGGGGACCAAATCCTGGTGGCCACGGGCAGCCACCCCGTGGTTCCACCCATCGAGGGCCTCGACCGCGTGCCCTACCTCACCTCCGACCTCCTCACCTCCGGGGAGGTGGAGGAGCTCAAGGAGCAACCGGCATCGCTGGCCATCATCGGCGGGGGGTACATCGCTCTGGAGCTGGGCCAGCTCTTCCAGCGGCTGGGCACCCAGGTGACCCTCCTGGAGCAGAGCCCCGAGATCCTGCCGGCCGCGGAGCCCGAGGCGGCCCGTGAGCTCCACCGGCTGCTGGAGGAGGAGGGTTTGCGCATCGCCTGCGGCGTGAGGGTGGAGCGGGTGGAGGGTGACGAGCGCAGAGTGCGAGTGTACGGGCGCACCGGCAAGGAGCAGCGGACCTTCGAGGCCGAGCGCTTGCTGGTGGCCGCAGGCCGCGCCCCCAACACGCAGGAGATCGGCCTGGACCGGGCCGGGGTGGAGACCGACGGTCAGGGCTTCATCCGGGTGGATCCCTTCCTGCGGACCAACGTGCCCCACATCTGGGCGGCGGGCGACGTCATCGGCCGCCACACCGGCAGCCAGATGGCCACCCCCGTGGGCGCCCACGACGGCGGCATCGTCGCGGAGAATGCCCTGAACGGCGCGCAGGTGGAGGTGGATCACGCGGTGATCCCCCGGGCCATCTTCACCGACCCCGAGCTGGCCAGCGTCGGCCTGACCGACCGGGAAGCCGCGGAGAAGGGCTATGCCTGCTCGTGCAGGGTCGTCCCCATGGAGCTCGTCCCCCGGGCCGGTGCCGTGCGCGACACCCGCGGCCTCATCAAGATGGTGATCGACCGGGAGAGCCGCCGGGTGCTCGGCGTCACCATGCTGGGGCGCCACGCCTCGGAGGTGATCCACGAGGCGGCCATGGGCATGCGCTTCGGCGCCCGGGCCGAGGACTTCCGGGAGATGCTCCACGTCTACCCCACCATGTCGGAGGCGCTGAAGCTGGTGGCCACCAGCTTCGTCAAGGACGTCCGCAAGCTCTCGTGCTGCGCGGACTAG
- a CDS encoding iron ABC transporter substrate-binding protein produces MDRIHRKLVLASVALLAIAAVAWRWAPASGQPEERLVVYSGRNEALVGPPIERFEEETGIDVQVRYGETSEMAAAILEEGPNSPADLFFAQDAGALGAVAAEGRLARLPDRLLERVEPRFRSPRGEWVGVTGRARVVACSTERVTPDQMPGSILGFTDPKWKGRIGWPPTNGSFQAFVTALRVTLGEDGARAWLEGIQANQPRVYRNNTAAIQAVAAGEVDVAFVNHYYLYRFLAEEGPSFPVRNYHPRDGGAGAMINVAGVGVLKDARHPKAAEAFVDFLLSEEAQRYFAGETYEYPLVTGVPADPRLVPLPEIRTPEIDLGDLAGLERTLDLLWETGAL; encoded by the coding sequence GTGGACCGTATCCATCGCAAGCTCGTTCTCGCGAGCGTCGCCCTCCTGGCCATCGCCGCCGTCGCGTGGCGCTGGGCGCCCGCGTCGGGTCAGCCCGAGGAGCGGCTGGTCGTCTACTCAGGGCGGAACGAGGCACTGGTGGGTCCCCCCATCGAGCGCTTCGAGGAGGAGACAGGGATCGACGTCCAGGTCCGCTACGGGGAGACCTCCGAAATGGCCGCCGCGATCCTCGAGGAAGGACCCAACAGCCCGGCGGACCTCTTCTTCGCCCAGGACGCCGGTGCGCTGGGAGCGGTCGCCGCCGAGGGTCGGCTCGCCAGGTTGCCGGACCGCCTGCTGGAGCGGGTGGAGCCTCGGTTCCGCTCGCCCCGGGGTGAGTGGGTCGGGGTCACGGGCCGGGCCCGGGTGGTCGCGTGCAGCACCGAGCGCGTCACGCCCGATCAGATGCCCGGCTCGATTCTGGGCTTCACCGACCCGAAGTGGAAGGGACGCATCGGTTGGCCACCCACCAACGGGTCCTTCCAGGCCTTCGTCACCGCGCTGCGGGTGACGCTGGGTGAGGACGGTGCCCGGGCATGGCTCGAGGGCATCCAGGCCAACCAACCCCGGGTGTACCGGAACAACACCGCCGCCATCCAGGCGGTGGCCGCGGGCGAGGTGGACGTCGCCTTCGTGAACCACTACTACCTCTACCGCTTCCTGGCCGAGGAGGGGCCGTCGTTTCCCGTCCGGAACTACCATCCTAGGGACGGAGGCGCCGGCGCGATGATCAACGTGGCCGGTGTCGGCGTCCTGAAGGATGCCCGTCATCCAAAGGCGGCGGAGGCGTTCGTCGACTTCCTGCTCTCGGAGGAGGCCCAGAGGTACTTCGCCGGGGAGACGTACGAGTACCCGCTGGTGACGGGCGTGCCGGCCGATCCCCGGCTCGTCCCGCTGCCCGAGATCCGCACGCCCGAGATCGATCTGGGCGATCTTGCCGGCCTGGAGCGGACCCTCGACCTCCTCTGGGAGACGGGGGCGCTCTAG
- a CDS encoding MerR family transcriptional regulator — translation MEDALSIGELARRTSIDPRTIRYYEKAGILPTPRRLENGYRAYSPEDVDRLRFVAGARRLDFSLAEIAEILALRDRGEAPCDRVLQAMEEKAREVALRIRQLRALETHLAELRAAARELPVRRPEEGPCICRLVEGVPGRSSIRLHTTGGGFMERSAPDAGQDAQRPGTERIRR, via the coding sequence ATGGAAGACGCGCTTTCCATCGGCGAGCTGGCCCGCCGGACGAGCATCGACCCGAGGACGATCCGCTACTACGAGAAGGCGGGCATCCTGCCCACCCCCCGTCGGCTGGAGAACGGCTACCGCGCCTACTCGCCCGAGGACGTGGACCGCTTGCGATTCGTTGCGGGCGCCCGCAGGCTCGACTTCTCCCTGGCTGAGATCGCCGAGATCCTCGCGCTGCGCGATCGGGGGGAGGCCCCTTGCGACCGGGTCCTCCAGGCGATGGAGGAAAAGGCCCGGGAGGTGGCCCTCCGCATCCGGCAGTTGCGCGCGCTGGAGACGCATCTGGCCGAACTGCGAGCAGCGGCTCGAGAGCTGCCTGTGCGCCGCCCGGAGGAGGGTCCGTGCATCTGCCGGCTGGTGGAGGGGGTCCCGGGACGGAGCTCCATCCGCCTCCACACCACTGGGGGCGGCTTCATGGAACGTTCAGCTCCCGATGCCGGTCAGGACGCCCAGCGGCCTGGTACTGAGCGCATCCGACGTTGA
- a CDS encoding ABC transporter ATP-binding protein: MNEILVRCHDVAKHFGPARAVDGLDLVLERGRLTALIGPSGCGKTTLLRLLAGFEALDRGWIELAGHRVAEHGRTVPPEQRRIGMVFQDYALFPHLTVAQNVGFGLRDARGREKRVAGWLERVGLGGLAERYPHELSGGQQQRVALARALAPEPELLLLDEPFSNLDAGLRARVRDEVREILEEAGTTVVLVTHDREEALTLADQVAVMGAGRILQVGSPEDLYRCPATPGVAALLGQVNLLRGEALGSVARCDLGEVSLLDPQRGPVLLMLRPEWLSLEPASHEGAPGACRVLRTTYHGAFWLVAVRLAAGTELRVQTQTRPRVRPGDRACVQAVHAAACWSQSAAPRESLAPARRPSGIPLAEGQPARVPR, encoded by the coding sequence GTGAACGAGATCCTGGTACGGTGCCACGACGTGGCGAAGCACTTCGGCCCAGCGCGGGCGGTGGACGGGCTGGACCTGGTCCTGGAGCGCGGCCGCCTGACCGCCCTCATCGGGCCCAGCGGCTGCGGCAAGACCACCCTGCTCCGTCTCCTGGCCGGGTTTGAAGCGCTCGACAGGGGCTGGATCGAGCTCGCCGGGCATCGGGTGGCGGAGCACGGCCGAACCGTGCCGCCCGAGCAGCGGCGGATCGGCATGGTCTTCCAGGATTACGCCCTCTTCCCCCACCTTACCGTGGCCCAGAACGTGGGCTTCGGACTCCGGGACGCACGCGGGCGGGAGAAGCGGGTGGCCGGCTGGCTCGAGCGCGTCGGCCTCGGAGGGCTGGCCGAGCGGTATCCCCACGAGCTCTCGGGCGGGCAGCAGCAGCGGGTCGCCCTGGCCCGGGCCCTGGCCCCGGAGCCGGAGCTGCTCCTCCTGGACGAGCCCTTCTCCAACCTGGACGCCGGCCTCCGGGCACGGGTCCGCGACGAGGTGCGGGAGATCCTGGAGGAGGCCGGCACCACGGTGGTGCTGGTGACCCACGACCGGGAGGAGGCGCTGACCCTGGCCGATCAGGTGGCGGTCATGGGGGCAGGGCGGATCCTTCAGGTCGGGAGCCCTGAGGACCTCTACCGCTGCCCCGCGACCCCCGGGGTGGCCGCCCTGCTGGGCCAGGTGAACCTGCTCCGCGGGGAGGCTCTGGGCTCCGTCGCGCGGTGCGACCTGGGGGAGGTCTCGCTCCTCGACCCGCAAAGGGGTCCAGTCCTCCTCATGCTCCGGCCCGAGTGGCTGTCGCTCGAGCCCGCCTCACACGAGGGAGCGCCGGGGGCCTGCCGGGTGCTTCGCACCACGTACCACGGCGCCTTCTGGCTGGTCGCCGTCAGGCTGGCCGCCGGGACGGAGCTGCGGGTGCAGACCCAGACCAGGCCTCGCGTGCGACCCGGCGACCGCGCCTGTGTCCAGGCGGTTCATGCGGCCGCCTGCTGGAGCCAGAGCGCTGCACCCAGGGAGAGCCTCGCCCCGGCGCGCCGTCCTTCCGGCATACCGCTCGCGGAGGGCCAGCCGGCCAGGGTGCCGCGCTAA
- a CDS encoding cytochrome c oxidase assembly protein: protein MEVWTWTWDPAVLAALAVAVYVYARFAGPLRPRPGQVVLFAAGVLAVFAALVTPVNAVGDRYLFTLHVVNHQLLQMAAPILFVLSVPRKSWPRRARERRRARRGELLTAGVVFALYNLVIWLWHWPLGAGASGGLRQACGLPTGLPKENPLLATLEDGIPLLVGLPFWAIALRPASVAWRASAARLALLVGSWLFNWLISFFIGLAGRPLYGTYLVLPRVWGLSPLADQALGAGIMWVMGNMMYGAVLLWLLWRLLRREEAADAAVQRA from the coding sequence GTGGAAGTTTGGACGTGGACGTGGGATCCGGCGGTCCTGGCTGCGCTCGCCGTGGCGGTCTACGTCTACGCGCGGTTCGCGGGACCGCTGCGGCCCCGGCCGGGGCAGGTGGTCCTCTTCGCCGCAGGAGTCCTTGCCGTCTTCGCCGCCCTGGTCACACCCGTGAACGCCGTGGGGGACCGCTACCTCTTCACGCTCCACGTGGTGAACCACCAGCTCCTCCAGATGGCCGCTCCCATCCTGTTCGTTCTGTCCGTTCCCCGAAAGAGCTGGCCGCGGCGAGCCCGCGAGAGGAGGAGAGCCCGGCGAGGTGAGCTTCTCACTGCCGGGGTCGTATTCGCCCTCTACAACCTGGTGATCTGGCTCTGGCACTGGCCGTTGGGTGCGGGCGCCTCGGGCGGGCTCCGCCAGGCGTGCGGGCTTCCCACCGGCCTTCCCAAGGAGAACCCGCTGCTCGCGACCCTGGAGGACGGCATCCCTCTGCTGGTCGGCTTGCCCTTCTGGGCCATCGCCCTGCGCCCCGCCTCGGTCGCCTGGCGGGCCTCTGCGGCTCGCCTCGCACTCCTTGTGGGCAGCTGGCTCTTCAACTGGCTGATCAGCTTCTTCATCGGGCTTGCGGGCCGGCCGCTCTATGGGACCTACCTGGTGCTGCCGCGCGTCTGGGGGCTCTCGCCCCTCGCGGACCAGGCGCTCGGGGCGGGGATCATGTGGGTCATGGGCAACATGATGTACGGGGCCGTTCTCCTCTGGCTTCTCTGGAGGCTCCTGCGGCGGGAAGAAGCGGCCGACGCCGCCGTCCAGCGGGCTTGA